CTTCCTTCCTGCTCAAAGCGTCGATAGGTGCGTAGAACAATACCGGAGCGCTTGGCCAGCTCTTCTTGTGACAGATTCTGTTCCAATCTCAGGTCGCGGCAACGATTTGCAATTTCCGCTGCTATCTCTTTCTTTGTTTTAAGTGGCCACATTAGGAGAGTAAATAAGTAATATTGAGTTAAATAGCCAAATAATGTTATATACAAGTTCTAAATATTGATCGATCGAAAGTGTACACTCGGGAAGGCGAACAATTATTTAGGGGTAATTTGACGGCCATTCGTTTTGAACAGTTAAGCCAGACTCAATGGTGATGAAATCTTCAATTGTCAGCGAGGTCGGATTGTCTGAATATACTGAAACACAGCTCGCTTATGCCACAGTTTGATAAAAAGGAAAACGAATGGTTCCTTGAAGAGTTGTACCCGCATGAGGCGATGTTTCGGGCCTGGTTGGCCAGCAGGTTTCCTTCCATGTGCGATTGCTCGTAACCTTTGCATCGAATCTAAGGAGAGATCCAGGAAAACTTTTTTGATTTCCCTATAATAACCTCCCGTCGGCCCGTTCGTCTTGTTAAAGCAGGGAACCATTTCCCGTGAATGCAATATGAAAGACATTTCTGTTTTAAATGCAAACGGCCGAGGTTGGATTTGGTCGGGTCTTATTTTTGGTTTGTGGATGGTATCCGCAGGTTTTTCTGGCTGTACGCCAAACGACTCAGGTGAGATCGTTCGTTTCCATGTCGAGGAGGGGCTGGCAGTGGAAACGCTTGAGGAAGCGGCACGCCAGGCGGAGGTGGAGTTTATTTTCTCTTCGGAATTGGTCCAAGGTCTTAGAACGCCCGCTATTAAAGGAAAGTACACGCCTCATGATGCCTTCGAGATGATGCTAGCCGACTCTGTCTTCGTTGTCGTTCAGCACCAGCAGTCCGGGGTCTATAGTATTCAGAAATCCACCGACCAATAACCTGCACTTCTCATCAGATGGGTTCAAATAAAAGTTAAACAAATGAAGAAAAAATACTTAGGAATTTTGTGTAAATTGCAGTCTGTAAACGTACGATTGTTATTCTCGCTTCGCTCGTTGAGGTGTCGCCTCAGGAGCTCGGTAGAGCCCAGCTTCAGGCCGACATGCCGTGTATGTTCCGGTCTGCTTCGCATCCGGTCTTGTCGAAGCCTTGCTTCTCGGAACCTCCATCTCGGCTCGGTCACGCACTTATGTGCGCTTCCTCACCTATCAGTCGTCAAGCCCGACATTGGTCCGATTCGCTTCGCGCTCGGTCATGTCATCACTCCGTTCCTCGGAACAATCCAGTGAGAAATGCAGGTATGACTATTGCGATATGATTCAATTTAATTACCTCTAAACTCAAGCAAACGCGAACTCCATGACTCAGGAAGAATCTAAACAATCCCTTTGGTATAAGGAGCACCTCCGACCTCATGAACCCATGCTTCGGGGCTGGCTGAATAGCCGGTATTCTGAACAGATTGATGTCGACGACCTCATTCAGGAAGCGCTTATCCGGGTCCTCCGAGCTAAGGAGGAAGGCGAACTCAAATCTCCCAAAGCCTACTTCTTCGCCATTGCCCGCAACCTGGCCCTGGATCACATCCGCAGATCGAAAGTGGTATTCAATCAACGTCTGTTGAATGAGGAAGCCATGGACCTGCTCGATGAGGCCGAGAGCATAGAGGAAACCGTCTCCCGCAATCACGAGCTGGAAATTTTAACCGAGGCCATCCAGGCCCTGCCCGAACGCTGCCGACGTGTATTCACTCTGAGTAAGGTCTATGGCATGACTTATGACCAGATTGCCTTTGAAATGGGTATCACCTTTAACACCGTATCCGCACAGATCGCCATCGGACTGTCCAAGTGTGGGGAGTATATGAGAAAGCACGGCCAAGACTGATGAATAATTTCATTAAAACTGTAGGAGCGGCTTTACGCCGCGATTCCTTAACCGGGCATCGCAGCAATCGGGGGATAAACCCCCTCCTACAGTACAAACCAAAAAGAAAAACTCTTTCAGAAACATATCCATGAAAAACAACGAATTTGAATCACCCGATGTAAAACGCATCGACCGCGAAGCTGCCGATTGGGTGGCGAAAAAGATCGGAGGCTTCACCGCCAAAGATCAGGACGCCTTTTTTGATTGGCTGGCTGCCGACCCTCGCCATGGCGAATGGTATGAAAAGCACCAGAAGACCTGGAAGGAGTTGGATATGCTGGCGCAATGGTTACCGGAGCACAGCGAAAAGCCCAACCAGGATTTGCTGAAACACCGTTACCCCAGATATTTCTGGGGCGGGATGAGTGGTATTGCAGCAGCTCTTATTCTAGGCTTTGTCGTATTTACCTCATTAACGGCCCCTGGAAAGTCGGAATTCGTTGCAACCAATCTCGTTGCCAACGCATACGAAAGCCATGAGCTGCCCGACGGATCCGTTGTTGAGCTCAACCAGGGTGCGGCACTCAAGGTCAATTACACCAAAGCGCTTCGGCGCGTGGAGCTTGTCTCCAGCGAGGCTCACTTCAGTGTAACCAAGGATCCCAACCGGCCCTTTATTGTTCGGGTTCGAGGGTTCGACATCCGCGCAGTTGGTACCGCTTTTAATGTGCGTCTTACGGATCATTCTGTTCAGGTCATCGTGACGGAGGGCAAAGTTCAAGTGACTGAATTGCCGATTGAAAATGTGGTAGAAGACGAAATGTCCTACGATGAATCGTTGTTTAAGCAGGAACTGGTCGTTGGCCAGATGACCGAAGTGCCTTTTACCCGAAGAGAGCCTTCGCTTCAGGAGGTCCTGCAGACAGAAGTTAAAGACGTCTCTCTAGGCGAGATGAATCAATTGCTGTCCTGGAAACCACAGATGTTTGAGTTCGATTCCACTCCGCTTTCCGAAGTGATTGAGGAATTTAACAGCCGCAATCAAACGCATCTGGTTATAGGCGATGCCGACCTCGCCAGGCTTCCAATCGTTGCCTCCTTCAGATCGGCTAATGTAGAGCACTTTGTGGAACTGCTACAATTGTCGATGGATTTGAAAATCCAAAGGGAGGGCGAAGATACCATTATTCTCCATTCATCGTATTAAACCGATGATGCTTTTTCGTAAAACTGTAGCGGGTTTAGTTGCATATTTCTGGGAACGCCAAGCCCCAGCTTGGCATCACTACCATTATTGCCGAACTGGGGCTCGGCGCTCCCGGCAACAGCTCCTGCAATCTCACTTGAGATGCGGCATTCATCAACATGCATCCCAGGTCATCCGTACCCACATCGCTATTACGTTCATTCGGATTAAATACTTACTGAATGAAAAATTTTATAACTTTTTTTAACAACCTACACATAACTTCTTCGTCATAGACTGTGAAGACCACGCTCTAATGACATTCCATCAAACATCATCCTATGGCTTTCCAGGCGTATCGTCGAAGCAGTCTATGGTTCGTTTTTTTATGTTGTTTAGTGCTGTGCTTCACTGGCCAACAGGTTTCCGCGCAAGCGGAGACAGAGAAACGGAGCTTCGACGTGTCCGAAGGGTATGCCATAAATACCCTGAAGGAAGCGGCAAAACAGGCGGGCGTGGAATTCATCTTCTCCGCCGACTTGGTCAAAGGTGTAAGGACTTCATCGATAAAAGGAACTTACACGCCTTTGGAAGCTTTCAGTCTCATGCTGGCGGAGACCTCGCTCGAAGTATTTCAACACGGAAAAACTGGTGTTTATGCTATCACGAAGATCTTTGATCTCAAAACCCCGGAATTAGAACAAAAACCCACAGAAGAGACTGATATGAATGCTAAAAAGAACAATTGGTACAAAACTTTGGTTGCCGCGCTTACGCTTGGAATAACCGCCTCGCAAGGTCTCAGCGGCCAGCCTGATGAGGCGGAAGAAAAATTGGTGGAATTATCTCGATTCTACATCCCCGCCGAAGAACAAAGTGGCTATTTAGCTACAGCCACCTTGGCTGGCACTCGTTTGAAAACAGATCTAAAAGATGTCGGAGCGGCCATCTCTGTGATGACCTCCGATTTCATGGAAGATGTAAATGCGGTCGATGCGTCCACGTTGCTTTCCTATGCTTTGAATACAGAGGTGGCTGCAGGAGACCAGGGAAATTTTGCCGACTTTGTGATTCGAGGTGGAGACCACAATACGGTGCACAACCAAGAATCTCGAGAAAGACCTCAAGACGCCCAGCGGATTCGGGGGCTTGCGGAGGCAACCCTAACGCGAGACTTTTTTCTTACTAGTATACCGTTTGACAGTTACAATACATCAGAAGTCACGATTAATCGAGGGCCCAATTCACTTTTGTTCGGTATTGGCACTCCCGGCGGCGTCATCAATAACGGGCTTAAGCAAGCCGTCATGGACGAGGTTTTCGGTGCAACTTCGTTACGTTTAGGGGAACGCGGGAGCTACCGCGCCACGGTAGACTACAATTCCGTGCTCATAAAAGATCGTCTTGCCATTAGGGTAGGGATTTTGGAATCAGACACACAATATCAACAACGGCCGGCTTTTAGAGAAGACAGCCGTCGATTTGCAGCCTTGAATGCAACTTTGTTTGAAAATGAAGATGTTGGTTGGCTGGGTAATACGAGATTGCGAGTACATTACGAGGAAGGAGACGGTGATGGCATTCCGGTGAACACCCTTCCGTTTTTTGATGGCGTCAGCCATTGGATGGAAAAGCCGAAAAATTTTGATAGGGCTTTAGCGATTTCAGGTGCTGATACACCAGCATGGTACGAGGATGGAAACTTCACGCCTAAATGGACTGTGGACGGCGTGAATGGACAAATTAATGGAGAAGATGTTCAGGACACTCTGAACACATTGGGGCCATTTAGCGAGGTCGTATGGGCGCATTTCGCCTCCGTTCACCAAAGCTTGACGAATCAAGAAAGTAACATACCCGGTCGTGACGGTAAAACAGTTGATGCGATAAATCACCGAGTATTTTGGAATAGAAATCCTGAGATCCCCGATTATACACGCAACTTAGTAGATTCATTTTTTTCCGGAAACGTTTTTAGCTCAAGTGACAATGTTCCTGGATTTAGGCCAAGCAGTATTATTGATACCACCGGTATTTATGATAATCGCGACCTATTATTGGCCGGGCTTAGTCAGTCGGTAAAGCAAGATTTCGATGTTATAAATGTTCGACTGGACCAGACATTCTTCGACGGTCTGGCAGGAATAGAGTTAGCATTTAATAAGGAAGGTTATACGGTTGACTCACACCTGCCTTTCGGGGGAGCGGATCAATCAACGATGCTTGTTGATGTGAATGAGAGGCTTAATAATGGAATGCCTAATCCTAATGTGGGCCGTGCATTAATTTACGATGTGGGCTTTGGATCCGCTCGCAATGTAACCACGACTGATCGGGAGGCATTTCAAGCCACCGCCTTCTACGAAATTAATTTCACTGACAACGATGTTGCGTGGCAGCAATGGCTAGGCAGGCATGTTCTTACTGGTTTTGTGGGACAACAGACTATAGATAATACAGGTTTGAGTTATCGTAAACATAATATCGATATTGGTACAGACACAGACATCCGATCAACTTTGAATGCTCGCATTGGCGGGTGGCGCCGGAATATTTATTCCTTCGTGTATGTCACAGATGATTTGCGGGGCAGCCAATTTCAATCACCCTCGGATGTACATATTGATACCTATTTTAAAGGCCAATTACCCCAGGTTGGAGATGTCATGACTGTACAGTACCAAGAGTGGAATCCAATTTGGAGAGGAGATGATAATGATCGTTTTTTCCAGTCTGATTTTGGAGTGGAAGAACATCTCATCGGCGGAGGTATCAATCGCAGGGAAATCGATTCAGAGGTCATCAGTATGCAAAGCTTTTTATTCAACGATAATATTGTTGGGTTACTCGGATGGAGAACCGATGAATTAACAGAGATAAACTCTATTTCAAACGCTGAATATAATGCAATTGCTCCAGACACCCGAAACAAAACATTCTTCACTGGTGAATTCGATCGGGACGCTGTCCGCTTGGGCACCCGACCAGAGGATCGAGAAACGCTATCTGGGGACACGTTCACCTGGAGTATTGTTGCCCACAAACCAGAGGATTGGATAAGGTTGCCGGGTGATATGCAATTGAGTTTACACTACAACGAATCGGAGAATTTCTCTACGTCAGGCGTCCGTAGGACCGTGTTGGGGGAAACAATTCCCGCGCCTACGGGAACAACGGAGGATGTTGGATTTACCCTTAGAACGTCGGATAACGCGTATTGGGTCCGCGTAAATTGGTTCGAGTCGAAGAATCAGTTCGCGACTGCTCCTATCAGTGCAAAGACGATTACGAATGGCTTGTTTCACTGGGCTGGTTACGAATTTGATGGGGACTCTTTTGAGGACGCAATGGCTTTGAATGAGGAGCTTAACGGTGTTGATCTTCGCCCATTCCTCAGCAGCTTCGACGATGTTTACGACGAAATTTTGCGCATTCTTCCACAGGAAATTAGCAATCGTTTCGAAGGATTTGATGATGAGAATGAGGCGATTTTTTCGGATAATAATGGTGAAACCACGACACAAGACTTTGTCGCAGAAGGTTTGGAAATCGATATTGTCGCAAACTTCACGCAAAACTGGACGATGGCTCTTAACGTGGGGAAGCAGGAGACAGTAACCTCTAATTCGGCGCCAGTCTATAGGAAGGTCATATCTGAAATGACGGACAAGTGGGCCACCTCTCCGTTGCGCGACCTGATGGTGGCGCCGCAGCGTGTGGATGCATGGACTTTTTGGCAGGAATGGACTGGGGACATGATAAACCCATTAAACGCGCTATTGGCCCAAGATGGAACCGTCTCACAAGAGCAAAGGAAGTGGCGTGCGAATCTCGTTAGCAAATACGCGTTTAAAGAAGGTCTTTTCAAGGGGTTTGAAATTGGTGGCGCTATTCGGTGGCAGGAGAAGGTTGCGACAGGATATGAAATCACAGTACTTGATGAAGCTGTGTTTCCTATAGTGGATAGGCCTTTTTTCGGACCTGATGAAACAAATGGGGATATTTGGATAAATTACGAGCGATCTATCACTGACAAAATTGACTGGTTTGTTCAGTTGAATTTTCGGAATGCATACCGAAGCAATACAAGATTTATTCCTGTAATTACAAATCCTGATGGTAGCCATGCCGTATACAGAAACTCAAATCCAAAAGAAATATTCCTTACCAACACATTTAGGTTTTAAGAAATAATCGGAAAAGATATACAGAGTCTTGTGGTCTCAATCTACCCGGGTAGATTGAGACTGCAGTGTTTTTGGAATAAGAAAAATACCATGTCTTTGAAAATGCTGAATAAACTGGTTCTAGTGTCGTTGACGATTGTGGAAATGGGATACATATCCACCGCCGCCACTCATGATGGAAGTCAACCCAACATCGTCTTCATGCTAGCAGACGATATGGGATGGAATGAAGTTGGATTTAATGGGCTCGATCCGGAAATCACGCCCCACATCGACCGGCTTCGCGACGAAGGAACCAGCCTGACCCAGTTCTATGTCCATGCCGTCTGC
This genomic window from Verrucomicrobiota bacterium contains:
- a CDS encoding helix-turn-helix transcriptional regulator yields the protein MWPLKTKKEIAAEIANRCRDLRLEQNLSQEELAKRSGIVLRTYRRFEQEGSISLERLVGVIQSLNRISELETILRPSPFADLDQIENPKPARKRSRSR
- a CDS encoding STN domain-containing protein yields the protein MKDISVLNANGRGWIWSGLIFGLWMVSAGFSGCTPNDSGEIVRFHVEEGLAVETLEEAARQAEVEFIFSSELVQGLRTPAIKGKYTPHDAFEMMLADSVFVVVQHQQSGVYSIQKSTDQ
- a CDS encoding sigma-70 family RNA polymerase sigma factor produces the protein MTQEESKQSLWYKEHLRPHEPMLRGWLNSRYSEQIDVDDLIQEALIRVLRAKEEGELKSPKAYFFAIARNLALDHIRRSKVVFNQRLLNEEAMDLLDEAESIEETVSRNHELEILTEAIQALPERCRRVFTLSKVYGMTYDQIAFEMGITFNTVSAQIAIGLSKCGEYMRKHGQD
- a CDS encoding FecR domain-containing protein, producing the protein MKNNEFESPDVKRIDREAADWVAKKIGGFTAKDQDAFFDWLAADPRHGEWYEKHQKTWKELDMLAQWLPEHSEKPNQDLLKHRYPRYFWGGMSGIAAALILGFVVFTSLTAPGKSEFVATNLVANAYESHELPDGSVVELNQGAALKVNYTKALRRVELVSSEAHFSVTKDPNRPFIVRVRGFDIRAVGTAFNVRLTDHSVQVIVTEGKVQVTELPIENVVEDEMSYDESLFKQELVVGQMTEVPFTRREPSLQEVLQTEVKDVSLGEMNQLLSWKPQMFEFDSTPLSEVIEEFNSRNQTHLVIGDADLARLPIVASFRSANVEHFVELLQLSMDLKIQREGEDTIILHSSY
- a CDS encoding TonB-dependent receptor plug domain-containing protein, with protein sequence MAFQAYRRSSLWFVFLCCLVLCFTGQQVSAQAETEKRSFDVSEGYAINTLKEAAKQAGVEFIFSADLVKGVRTSSIKGTYTPLEAFSLMLAETSLEVFQHGKTGVYAITKIFDLKTPELEQKPTEETDMNAKKNNWYKTLVAALTLGITASQGLSGQPDEAEEKLVELSRFYIPAEEQSGYLATATLAGTRLKTDLKDVGAAISVMTSDFMEDVNAVDASTLLSYALNTEVAAGDQGNFADFVIRGGDHNTVHNQESRERPQDAQRIRGLAEATLTRDFFLTSIPFDSYNTSEVTINRGPNSLLFGIGTPGGVINNGLKQAVMDEVFGATSLRLGERGSYRATVDYNSVLIKDRLAIRVGILESDTQYQQRPAFREDSRRFAALNATLFENEDVGWLGNTRLRVHYEEGDGDGIPVNTLPFFDGVSHWMEKPKNFDRALAISGADTPAWYEDGNFTPKWTVDGVNGQINGEDVQDTLNTLGPFSEVVWAHFASVHQSLTNQESNIPGRDGKTVDAINHRVFWNRNPEIPDYTRNLVDSFFSGNVFSSSDNVPGFRPSSIIDTTGIYDNRDLLLAGLSQSVKQDFDVINVRLDQTFFDGLAGIELAFNKEGYTVDSHLPFGGADQSTMLVDVNERLNNGMPNPNVGRALIYDVGFGSARNVTTTDREAFQATAFYEINFTDNDVAWQQWLGRHVLTGFVGQQTIDNTGLSYRKHNIDIGTDTDIRSTLNARIGGWRRNIYSFVYVTDDLRGSQFQSPSDVHIDTYFKGQLPQVGDVMTVQYQEWNPIWRGDDNDRFFQSDFGVEEHLIGGGINRREIDSEVISMQSFLFNDNIVGLLGWRTDELTEINSISNAEYNAIAPDTRNKTFFTGEFDRDAVRLGTRPEDRETLSGDTFTWSIVAHKPEDWIRLPGDMQLSLHYNESENFSTSGVRRTVLGETIPAPTGTTEDVGFTLRTSDNAYWVRVNWFESKNQFATAPISAKTITNGLFHWAGYEFDGDSFEDAMALNEELNGVDLRPFLSSFDDVYDEILRILPQEISNRFEGFDDENEAIFSDNNGETTTQDFVAEGLEIDIVANFTQNWTMALNVGKQETVTSNSAPVYRKVISEMTDKWATSPLRDLMVAPQRVDAWTFWQEWTGDMINPLNALLAQDGTVSQEQRKWRANLVSKYAFKEGLFKGFEIGGAIRWQEKVATGYEITVLDEAVFPIVDRPFFGPDETNGDIWINYERSITDKIDWFVQLNFRNAYRSNTRFIPVITNPDGSHAVYRNSNPKEIFLTNTFRF